The following proteins are co-located in the Dethiosulfovibrio peptidovorans genome:
- the malQ gene encoding 4-alpha-glucanotransferase — protein MRKAAVLLPLSSLPSPWGAGDLGIEARQFVQSLARSGVGGWQVLPLTELSPVFGYSPYSPLSAFAGDVLYVSPEMLAKEGWIKESDLPKRLPTGPANFGQARRIRLDLIRLVWERHRNNQEFSGFRDRNDHWLREYCLFKILKNRHGDLPWNLWPEPYRLRDEGALDVLEAEAHNEIDQLAFGQFLFFRQEQRLRQLCTEKGVDFLGDLPIYVTHDSPDVWGHPELFQLGDDLQPTSIAGVPPDYYSVDGQTWGNPLYRWENHEATDFNWWMSRLTHSLNLYDRVRLDHFRGLLSYWAIPSNATSAREGRWQDAPSQAFFQALRQKFPSMPFLAEDLGIITPDVQKAMKDTGISGMAVLQFAFDSDVGQSPYAPHNLSPSITVYTGTHDNDTIKGWYQTAPDKTKENLRTYTGTDVEDCSASWTLIRLALGSVADMAVIPAQDLMDLGSDARINRPSTIEGNWTWRLSQEGVPQETFQRLERLLKIYGRSLDEKRSCNEEIQKG, from the coding sequence CCCCTTTCGTCCCTGCCGTCTCCCTGGGGCGCCGGAGATTTAGGAATTGAGGCTCGCCAGTTTGTTCAGTCTCTGGCTCGATCAGGTGTAGGTGGATGGCAGGTGCTTCCACTCACCGAGTTGTCGCCTGTTTTTGGCTATTCGCCCTATAGTCCTCTCTCTGCCTTTGCCGGCGATGTCCTGTATGTGAGCCCCGAGATGCTGGCCAAAGAGGGATGGATTAAGGAGTCGGACCTCCCGAAGAGGCTTCCAACAGGCCCAGCCAACTTCGGTCAGGCCCGAAGGATCCGACTGGATCTGATTCGCCTGGTGTGGGAACGGCATCGAAATAATCAAGAATTTTCTGGCTTTCGGGATAGAAACGATCACTGGCTTCGAGAGTACTGCCTCTTCAAAATACTCAAGAACCGACACGGTGACCTGCCGTGGAATCTCTGGCCCGAGCCCTACCGTCTTCGGGATGAAGGAGCTCTCGACGTACTGGAGGCCGAGGCTCATAACGAAATAGATCAGCTGGCCTTTGGTCAATTTTTGTTCTTTCGACAAGAGCAACGTCTGAGGCAACTGTGCACCGAAAAAGGCGTGGACTTTCTGGGTGACCTTCCAATCTACGTAACCCACGACAGTCCCGATGTTTGGGGACATCCCGAGCTTTTTCAACTGGGCGACGACCTTCAACCAACGTCCATCGCCGGAGTCCCTCCAGACTATTACAGCGTCGACGGACAGACCTGGGGGAACCCCCTGTACCGGTGGGAGAATCACGAGGCAACAGATTTTAACTGGTGGATGAGCCGCCTCACACACAGTCTCAACCTCTATGACCGGGTGCGGCTTGATCACTTCCGGGGACTGCTGAGCTATTGGGCCATCCCATCGAATGCGACAAGTGCCCGGGAGGGACGATGGCAAGACGCACCTTCTCAGGCGTTTTTTCAAGCTCTCCGGCAAAAGTTCCCCAGCATGCCATTTCTTGCCGAAGATCTGGGCATCATCACACCGGACGTTCAAAAAGCGATGAAGGATACGGGTATCTCCGGCATGGCAGTGCTCCAGTTTGCCTTCGACAGTGACGTGGGCCAATCCCCCTATGCACCCCATAATCTGAGTCCCTCGATCACGGTCTATACCGGAACCCACGATAACGATACAATAAAGGGGTGGTACCAAACCGCTCCAGATAAAACCAAGGAAAATTTAAGAACCTACACGGGAACAGACGTTGAGGACTGCTCAGCCTCATGGACACTGATACGATTGGCTCTGGGCTCAGTGGCAGATATGGCGGTCATACCGGCTCAGGACCTCATGGATCTGGGATCCGATGCCCGGATCAACCGCCCCTCAACCATCGAGGGGAATTGGACGTGGCGCCTTTCCCAAGAGGGGGTGCCCCAGGAGACCTTTCAACGACTCGAACGTCTTCTGAAGATTTATGGTCGCTCTCTTGACGAGAAGCGATCTTGCAACGAAGAGATACAGAAAGGGTGA